The Embleya scabrispora genome contains the following window.
CTCCTCGGCCCCGAGGACCTGTCCGTCAACGACCTGGCGCGCATCATGACAGCACAGTTCGGCCGCCCCGTCCGCTACGAACGCCAGGCACTCGACGACATGTACACCACCCTCGTCGGCTACGGCCTCAACGAGGCATTCGTGCAGAGCATCGTCGACATGAAGCGGGCCAAGGACGAGGGCCTGGACGCCGGCATCACCCGCACCCCGGAAACCACCTCACCCACAAGCTTCGAGCAGTGGTGCGCCCAGGTCCTCAAGCCCGCCGTCCTTTCCTGACCCCCAGGCACCCGGCGAACCAACACCACCTACCGCCCACCCTGGAGGCATCCCGATGTCCACCGACACCACCGAACCCCCGGTCACCGCATTCATGCTGGTCAAGACCACGCCCGAGTGGCTGGCCCTGACCGTCGAGGAACGTGTGCACGCCTTCACCACCCAGGTCCTGCCGGCCATCCAGGCCAAGACCACCGGCGTGCGATCCCGCTTCTACGACACGGAGTTCTACTCCGTACGCGTCACCGACGTCTGGGTATGGGAGGCCGACGACCACAAGGCGTACCAACTCCTGATCGACGCCCTGCGCGAAACCCCGTTCTGGGACCGCTACTTCGAGATCGTCGACCTCCTCGTCGGCACCGAGAACGGCTACGCCCGCACGTACGGCCTC
Protein-coding sequences here:
- a CDS encoding darcynin family protein, which codes for MSTDTTEPPVTAFMLVKTTPEWLALTVEERVHAFTTQVLPAIQAKTTGVRSRFYDTEFYSVRVTDVWVWEADDHKAYQLLIDALRETPFWDRYFEIVDLLVGTENGYARTYGLEAVTTIST